The Streptomyces sp. NBC_00286 nucleotide sequence TCTGCTTGGCGAGCGGGACAGAGATCGCGAAGCCGTTGTTCTGGACGAGGAAGACGACCGGGGCCTGCCAGACGGCGGCGAAGTTCAGTGCCTCGTGGAAATCGCCCTCACTGGTGCCGCCGTCACCGACCAGGGCGAGCGCTACTACGTCATCGCCCTGGAGACGTGCGGCGTGCGCGAGGCCCACGGCGTGCGGGAGTTGGGTCGCGAGGGGGGTACACAGGGGCGCGATACGGCGCTCACGGGGGTCGTATCCGCTGTGCCAGTCGCCGCGCAGGAGGCCCAGGGCCTGGACGGGGTCGAGGCCGCGGGCGACGGCGGCGAGCGTGTCGCGGTAGCTGGGGAAGAGCCAGTCGCGCTCTTCGAGGACGAGCGCGGCGGCGACCTGGCAGGCCTCCTGGCCGGTGGAGGAGGGGTAGACCGCCAGCCGGCCCTGCTTGGTGAGTGCGGTGGCCTGCGTGTTGTAGCGACGGCCGCGCACCAGCTCCCCGTACAGACGGCGCAGCAACTCCGGGTCGGCCTCGGCCGCCGCGTCCGTGCCGAGGACGCGGTACGGAACTTCGTCCGGCAACAGTGGGGCGGGGTCGGTGCGGGGCTGCCAGGCAGGCGGCGGGGTGGGCCGATAGGCGCCCCGCTGCTCCATGACCGTCATGACGGCACCTCCTCGTGGGAGTGGTTCGGCGGCACACCGGTGTGATGCGCCTCACCTACCGATTGTTCGGTCGTCGGCACATTTTGGCTACAGGCAGCTTCAGGCTGTGGACAAACGGTTCTCCACAGCCTGGGATGGATGCAGTACGTCCATGGTATGGAGGCGGGGGGACATGGCACCTGAACAAATGGCCGAGGGACCGGAGGACGGCCGTGCCGACTCGCCTCCGCGTCCGCTGGACGCCATCGATCAGGACATCCTCCAGATGCTGCGCTCGGACGGCCGCGCCTCCATACGGTCCGTCGCCGAGCGCGTCCATGTGTCCCGGGCCAACGCCTACGCGCGCATCAACCGGCTCATCGAGGACGGCGTGATCCTCGGCTTCGGCGCCCGCATCAACCATGAGCGGGCCGGCAAGGGCGCCGCCGCCTACATCACCCTGAAGATCGTGCAGAACTCCTGGCGCACGGTGCGAGAACAGCTGCGCGCGCTCCCTGAGGTGGCCCATATCGCCCTGGTCAGCGGGGACTTCGATGTACTGCTCCTGGTGCACACGCCGGACAACAGGAATCTGCGCGACCTGGTGCTGACCCGCCTCCAGTCCATCCCGGAGGTGCTCAGCACCCGGACGCTGCTCGTCTTCGAGGAGGAGGACGTGGAGCCGGAGGGCTGATCTTCCCGCCCGCGGCCCGGCTGCTTCGGGGCGTGCGGCCCGGCCCTCATTCCTCTTTGCGGAGCCCCTCGAAGACCAACCGTACGACCGCGTCGGCGACTTCACGCTCGCTCACGCCCCGGCCGTCGGGCCGGTACCACTCGACGAGCGAGTTGATCATCCCGAAGACCAGCCTGGTGGCGAGCCCGAACTCCACGTCCGCGCGGACGTCGCCGTCGGCCGCCGCCTCCTTCATGAGCTCGGCCACCCTGTGGTCGAACTCCCGGCGCCGCTCCAGGGCCCAGCGCTCGGTGCCGGTGTTGCCGCGTACCCGCAGCAGGAGCGTCACGTACGGCAGTTCGGCGGTGAGCACCTCCACCATGCGCCGGGTGACGTACTCCAGTCGCCGCACGGCACGCCCCACGCGCGCGTGCTCCTCGTCGAGGATCCCGAAGAGGCCGTCCAGCGCCCGGCTCACGGCCCGCCGCAGCAGCTCCTCCTTGCCCGCGACGTGGTGGTATATCGACGACTTGGAGATACCGGCCGCTTTGGAGAGGTGCTCCATGGATGTGCCGTCGTAGCCGCGGTCGTTGAAGACCCGCACAGCGACGGAGAGCAGCGTCTCCGGGGTGTACGTGTCGCGCTTGGCGGTGGTCATGGGGTGCCCTCCCGCTTCTCGGAGGCGTACGCGTGGCGGTAGAGCGCGAGGGATGGCGCGTACCGTCCGGATGGGTCCCGCAGATTCAGCTCGTCCAGGACGTCGTACGCCCAGCTCTTGCCGAGCTTGCGGCTCCATTCGAAGGGCCCCAGCGGGTAGTTGACGCCCAGGCGCATCGCCGTGTCGATGTCCTCCTCGGTGGCCACCCCCTTGGTGACCGCGTCGTGCGCCAGGTCGATGATGCGGGCCACGGTGCGGGCGACGATCGACCCGGGTACGTCCCCGACGACGCTGACGTCCTTGCCGAGCGCCTGGAAGAGCCCGGTGGCCTCGGCGAGGGTCCCCGGCTGGGTGTCCTGCGAGGCGGACAGGGCGATCCGGGTCGCCTTGCGGTAGTCGAGCGCCAGGTCGAAGTAGACGACGTCTCGGAACTCGACGGAGGTCTGGCCGTCCGCGACGGCCAGCTGTCCGCCGCTGGGCAGCACCAGGCGGGTGCCGTGGTCCTCCTCGTCCTCGCGGACCTGGATGCCCGCCTCGCGGATCAGCGGGAGCAGTTCGGCCGCGGGGCCCAGGCTTCCCTCGGCGACGACGTACGCGGGCGGCTGGGCCTTCTCCGCGGTGTGCGGTTCGGGCCGCTCCGCGTCGTCCCCGTACGCGTACCAGCCGCGTCCGGTCTTGCGGCCGTGCCGGCCCGACTCGACGAGCCGCCGTTGGGCGAGCGAGGGCGTGAACCGCACGTCCTGGAAGAAGGCCTCCCATACGGAGCGGGTGACCGCCTCGTTGACGTCCTGTCCGATGAGGTCGGTCAGCTCGAAGGCGCCCATCTTGAAGCCACCGGATTCACGCAGGACGGCGTCGATCGTGGCGGGGTCGGCGGCCTGGGACTCGTACACCGCGAAGGCCTCGGCGTAGAAGGGCCGCGCGATGCGGTTGACGATGAAGCCGGGGGTGTCGGCGCAGGCGACCGGGGTCTTCCCCCAGGCGCGTGCCGTCTCATACGCGCGCGTGGCCGACGTGACGTCCGTCGCGAACCCGGAGACGACCTCCACGAGCGGCAGCAGCGGCGCGGGGTTGAAGAAGTGCAGGCCGACGAAGCGGCCGGGGTTGCTCAGAGCGCCGCCGATGGCGGTCACCGACAGGGAGGAGGTGTTGGTGGCGAGCAGGCAGTGGTCCGTGACGATCTCCTCGAGCTCGCGCATCAGCTGCTGCTTGACGTCGAGCCGCTCCAGTACGGCCTCGACGACGAGATGCGAGTCGGCCAGGTCGGCCAGGCTCTCGGCGGGGCTGAGGCGGGTGCGCGCGGCGTCCCGGTCGGCGCCGGTCATCCGGTCCTTCTCGACCAGCCTGTCGAGGCGGGCTCCGATGGCCTCGGCCGCGGCCCGGGCCCGGCCGGGGACGGCGTCGTACAGCCGCACGGGGTGGCCAGCGACCAGTGCGACCTGGGCGATGCCCTGGCCCATGGTGCCCGTGCCGACGACGGCCACCGGCGCGGCGAGGTCGAGTGCTGTCATGCTCGCGATCCTCCCGCACGGGGTTTTCCACAGCTTCGGCGGACCCCCTTGTCCCGACCGATCGTTCGGTTACTCTAACTCTGACTACCCACCCGTCGCCCACCACCACCCTGAACGAGACGCTTCGCGCCACACTTATCAATATGTCTGCCCAGGTCGCGAGCTCAACGAGGAGCTCTAGAGACGAGGAGTTGGTCCCTGATGGCCGCCGCCGAACTCACCGCGCACCAGCTGATCGCCCAGCACCGGCCCACCCTCGACCAGGCGCTGGAAACGATCCGCACGCGCGCGTACTGGTCCCCGCACCCCGAGCACCCCAAGGCGTACGGCGAGGACGGCAGC carries:
- a CDS encoding Lrp/AsnC family transcriptional regulator; the protein is MAEGPEDGRADSPPRPLDAIDQDILQMLRSDGRASIRSVAERVHVSRANAYARINRLIEDGVILGFGARINHERAGKGAAAYITLKIVQNSWRTVREQLRALPEVAHIALVSGDFDVLLLVHTPDNRNLRDLVLTRLQSIPEVLSTRTLLVFEEEDVEPEG
- a CDS encoding TetR/AcrR family transcriptional regulator, which produces MTTAKRDTYTPETLLSVAVRVFNDRGYDGTSMEHLSKAAGISKSSIYHHVAGKEELLRRAVSRALDGLFGILDEEHARVGRAVRRLEYVTRRMVEVLTAELPYVTLLLRVRGNTGTERWALERRREFDHRVAELMKEAAADGDVRADVEFGLATRLVFGMINSLVEWYRPDGRGVSEREVADAVVRLVFEGLRKEE
- the pdhA gene encoding pyruvate dehydrogenase (acetyl-transferring) E1 component subunit alpha, which encodes MTVMEQRGAYRPTPPPAWQPRTDPAPLLPDEVPYRVLGTDAAAEADPELLRRLYGELVRGRRYNTQATALTKQGRLAVYPSSTGQEACQVAAALVLEERDWLFPSYRDTLAAVARGLDPVQALGLLRGDWHSGYDPRERRIAPLCTPLATQLPHAVGLAHAARLQGDDVVALALVGDGGTSEGDFHEALNFAAVWQAPVVFLVQNNGFAISVPLAKQTAAPSLAHKAVGYGMPGRLVDGNDAAAVHQVLGEAVAHARAGGGPTLVEAVTYRMEAHTNADDDKRYRADSEVEAWRAHDPIALLEHTLTERGLLDEAGIQAAREDAEAMAADLRERMNQDPALDPMDLFGHVYDQPTTQLLEQEAQLRAELAAQERHHESEGAPR
- a CDS encoding 3-hydroxyacyl-CoA dehydrogenase, with product MTALDLAAPVAVVGTGTMGQGIAQVALVAGHPVRLYDAVPGRARAAAEAIGARLDRLVEKDRMTGADRDAARTRLSPAESLADLADSHLVVEAVLERLDVKQQLMRELEEIVTDHCLLATNTSSLSVTAIGGALSNPGRFVGLHFFNPAPLLPLVEVVSGFATDVTSATRAYETARAWGKTPVACADTPGFIVNRIARPFYAEAFAVYESQAADPATIDAVLRESGGFKMGAFELTDLIGQDVNEAVTRSVWEAFFQDVRFTPSLAQRRLVESGRHGRKTGRGWYAYGDDAERPEPHTAEKAQPPAYVVAEGSLGPAAELLPLIREAGIQVREDEEDHGTRLVLPSGGQLAVADGQTSVEFRDVVYFDLALDYRKATRIALSASQDTQPGTLAEATGLFQALGKDVSVVGDVPGSIVARTVARIIDLAHDAVTKGVATEEDIDTAMRLGVNYPLGPFEWSRKLGKSWAYDVLDELNLRDPSGRYAPSLALYRHAYASEKREGTP